In Fusarium oxysporum f. sp. lycopersici 4287 chromosome 4, whole genome shotgun sequence, a genomic segment contains:
- a CDS encoding phosphate:H+ symporter encodes MAATPGPVAKTSGGNNAFHNFHNDFAHIADPNERRRLALAEIDKAPFGWYHVRACVVAGVGFFTDSYDIFCVSMLTIMLGIVYYPGKGKLATSSDNAIKLSTSAGTVIGQLGFGMLADIVGRKRMYGLELIVIIFATLAQALTAGSPSTSLVGLIIFWRVVMGVGIGGDYPLSSIITSEFATTKWRGAMMAAVFAMQGIGQLVAALVMMFLTLGFKSSLESAPDTKHCTGDCQVAVDKMWRTLVGFGAVPACIALYYRLTIPETPRYTFDVARDVEQADEDVKAYMTGKREGDTDEIARAQVHASAKSNLQVPKASWSDFCQHYSKWKNLSILIGTAGSWFCLDVAFYGLSLNNGTILKVIGYSSKDANNMYEFLYNTAVGNIIIVLAGAVPGYWVSVATIDTLGRKTIQLGGFIILTILFIVMGFAYNHISSNGLLAIYVLAQFFFNFGPNTTTFIVPGEVFPTRYRSTSHGISAASGKIGSIIGQGAISILRTHGATDKNEAPWMDHVLEIYALFMLLGIFTTLLIPETARKTLEELSGEDDYANNPETTIDSEAHAGKNEGTSV; translated from the exons ATGGCTGCCACTCCTGGTCCCGTCGCCAAGACAAGCGGCGGCAACAATGCCTTCCACAACTTTCACAACGACTTTGCTCACATCGCCGACCCCAATGAGCGTCGTCGTCTTGCCCTCGCCGAGATCGACAAGGCTCCTTTCGGATGGTACCATGTCCGCGCCTGTGTCgttgctggtgttggtttCTTTACTGACTCCTACGATATCTTCTGCGTGTCCATGTTGACCATCATGCTGGGTATTGTGTATTATCCTGGCAAGGGAAAGCTTGCTACCAGCTCTGATAACGCTATCAAGCTTTCGACTTCTGCTGGTACTGTTATTGGACAGCTTGGATTTGGTATGTTGGCCGATATTGTCGGTCGTAAGAGGATGTATGGTCTGGAGCTTATTGTCATCATCTTTGCGACTCTTGCCCAGGCCCTGACTGCCGGTTCGCCTTCCACCTCGCTTGTTGGTCTTATCATCTTCTGGCGTGTAGTCATGGGTGTTGGTATTGGTGGTGATTATCCCCTTTCTTCCATTATTACCTCCGA GTTCGCTACCACTAAGTGGCGTGGTGCCATGATGGCTGCCGTCTTTGCCATGCAGGGTATCGGTCAGCTCGTCGCCGCTCTCGTCATGATGTTCCTCACACTCGGCTTCAAGTCTTCCCTCGAGAGTGCCCCTGATACCAAGCACTGCACTGGAGACTGCCAGGTCGCCGTTGACAAGATGTGGCGTACCCTTGTTGGTTTCGGTGCCGTCCCTGCTTGCATTGCCCTCTACT ACCGTCTCACCATCCCCGAGACCCCCCGTTACACCTTCGATGTCGCCCGTGACGTTGAGCAAGCCGACGAGGACGTCAAGGCCTACATGACTGGAAAGCGTGAGGGCGACACCGACGAGATCGCCCGTGCTCAAGTCCACGCCAGCGCCAAGTCGAACCTCCAGGTCCCCAAGGCCAGCTGGAGCGACTTCTGCCAGCACTACAGCAAGTGGAAGAACCTGTCCATCCTCATCGGTACTGCTGGCTCATGGTTCTGTCTTGATGTTGCCTTTTATGGTCTCAGCTTGAATAACGGTACTATCCTCAAGGTCATCGGTTACTCTTCTAAGGATGCCAATAACATGTACGAGTTCTTGTACAACACTGCTGTTGGTAACATCATTATCGTCTTGGCTGGTGCTGTCCCTGGTTACTGGGTGTCTGTTGCCACTATCGATACCCTTGGACGAAAGACTATTCAGCTTGGTGGTTTCATCATTCTGACTATTCTCTTCATT GTCATGGGTTTCGCTTACAACCATATCTCCTCCAACGGTCTCCTCGCTATTTACGTCCTTGCccagttcttcttcaacttcg GCCCTAACACTACCACTTTCATCGTCCCTGGTGAGGTCTTCCCTACCCGCTACCGATCTACCTCCCATGGTATCTCCGCTGCCTCAGGAAAGATTGGTTCCATCATTGGCCAGGGTGCCATCTCCATCCTCCGCACCCACGGTGCCACCGACAAGAACGAGGCCCCCTGGATGGACCACGTCCTCGAGATCTACGCTCTCTTCATGCTTCTCGGTATCTTCACTACTCTCCTTATCCCTGAGACTGCCCGTAAGACTCTTGAGGAGCTCAGTGGTGAGGATGACTATGCCAACAACCCTGAGACTACCATTGATTCTGAGGCTCACGCCGGTAAGAATGAGGGAACCAGCGTTTAG
- a CDS encoding phosphate:H+ symporter, with product MAATPGPVAKTSGGNNAFHNFHNDFAHIADPNERRRLALAEIDKAPFGWYHVRACVVAGVGFFTDSYDIFCVSMLTIMLGIVYYPGKGKLATSSDNAIKLSTSAGTVIGQLGFGMLADIVGRKRMYGLELIVIIFATLAQALTAGSPSTSLVGLIIFWRVVMGVGIGGDYPLSSIITSEFATTKWRGAMMAAVFAMQGIGQLVAALVMMFLTLGFKSSLESAPDTKHCTGDCQVAVDKMWRTLVGFGAVPACIALYYRLTIPETPRYTFDVARDVEQADEDVKAYMTGKREGDTDEIARAQVHASAKSNLQVPKASWSDFCQHYSKWKNLSILIGTAGSWFCLDVAFYGLSLNNGTILKVIGYSSKDANNMYEFLYNTAVGNIIIVLAGAVPGYWVSVATIDTLGRKTIQLGGFIILTILFIVSCCRGWWFTTLTCLGHGFRLQPYLLQRSPRYLRPCPVLLQLRP from the exons ATGGCTGCCACTCCTGGTCCCGTCGCCAAGACAAGCGGCGGCAACAATGCCTTCCACAACTTTCACAACGACTTTGCTCACATCGCCGACCCCAATGAGCGTCGTCGTCTTGCCCTCGCCGAGATCGACAAGGCTCCTTTCGGATGGTACCATGTCCGCGCCTGTGTCgttgctggtgttggtttCTTTACTGACTCCTACGATATCTTCTGCGTGTCCATGTTGACCATCATGCTGGGTATTGTGTATTATCCTGGCAAGGGAAAGCTTGCTACCAGCTCTGATAACGCTATCAAGCTTTCGACTTCTGCTGGTACTGTTATTGGACAGCTTGGATTTGGTATGTTGGCCGATATTGTCGGTCGTAAGAGGATGTATGGTCTGGAGCTTATTGTCATCATCTTTGCGACTCTTGCCCAGGCCCTGACTGCCGGTTCGCCTTCCACCTCGCTTGTTGGTCTTATCATCTTCTGGCGTGTAGTCATGGGTGTTGGTATTGGTGGTGATTATCCCCTTTCTTCCATTATTACCTCCGA GTTCGCTACCACTAAGTGGCGTGGTGCCATGATGGCTGCCGTCTTTGCCATGCAGGGTATCGGTCAGCTCGTCGCCGCTCTCGTCATGATGTTCCTCACACTCGGCTTCAAGTCTTCCCTCGAGAGTGCCCCTGATACCAAGCACTGCACTGGAGACTGCCAGGTCGCCGTTGACAAGATGTGGCGTACCCTTGTTGGTTTCGGTGCCGTCCCTGCTTGCATTGCCCTCTACT ACCGTCTCACCATCCCCGAGACCCCCCGTTACACCTTCGATGTCGCCCGTGACGTTGAGCAAGCCGACGAGGACGTCAAGGCCTACATGACTGGAAAGCGTGAGGGCGACACCGACGAGATCGCCCGTGCTCAAGTCCACGCCAGCGCCAAGTCGAACCTCCAGGTCCCCAAGGCCAGCTGGAGCGACTTCTGCCAGCACTACAGCAAGTGGAAGAACCTGTCCATCCTCATCGGTACTGCTGGCTCATGGTTCTGTCTTGATGTTGCCTTTTATGGTCTCAGCTTGAATAACGGTACTATCCTCAAGGTCATCGGTTACTCTTCTAAGGATGCCAATAACATGTACGAGTTCTTGTACAACACTGCTGTTGGTAACATCATTATCGTCTTGGCTGGTGCTGTCCCTGGTTACTGGGTGTCTGTTGCCACTATCGATACCCTTGGACGAAAGACTATTCAGCTTGGTGGTTTCATCATTCTGACTATTCTCTTCATTGTAAGTTGTTGTCGTGGCTGGTGGTTCACAACACTAACATGTTTAGGTCATGGGTTTCGCTTACAACCATATCTCCTCCAACGGTCTCCTCGCTATTTACGTCCTTGCccagttcttcttcaacttcg GCCCTAA
- a CDS encoding omega-6 fatty acid desaturase (delta-12 desaturase) — translation MATRQRTATTVVVEDLPKVCRSSSSPHRTLTRAQVTLEAKSEPQFPDIKTIKDAIPAHCFQPSLVTSFYYVFRDFAMVSALVWAALTYIPSIPDQTLRVAAWMVYGFVQGLFCTGVWILGHECGHGAFSLHGKINNVTGWFLHSFLLVPYFSWKYSHHRHHRFTGHMDLDMAFVPKTEPKPSKSLMIAGIDVAELVEDTPAAQMVKLIFHQLFGWQAYLFFNASSGKGSKQWEPKTGLSKWFRVSHFEPTSAVFRPNEAIFILISDIGLALMGTALYFASKQVGVSTILFLYLVPYLWVHHWLVAITYLHHHHTELPHYTAEGWTYVKGALATVDREFGFIGKHLFHGIIEKHVVHHLFP, via the exons ATGGCGACTCGACAGCGAACTGCCACCACTGTTGTGGTCGAGGACCTCCCCAAGGTATGTCGGTCAAGCAGCTCCCCTCATCGCACCCTAACTCGTGCCCAGGTCACTCTTGAGGCCAAGTCTGAACCTCAGTTCCCCgatatcaagaccatcaaggatgCCATTCCCGCGCACTGCTTCCAGCCCTCGCTCGTCACCTCATTCTACTACGTCTTCCGCGATTTTGCCATGGTCTCTGCCCTTGTCTGGGCAGCTCTCACCTACATCCCCAGCATTCCCGACCAGACCCTCCGCGTCGCAGCATGGATGGTCTATGGCTTCGTCCAGGGTCTCTTCTGCACCGGTGTCTGGATTCTCGGCCATGAGTGCGGCCACGGTGCTTTCTCCCTCCATGGAAAGATCAACAATGTGACCGGCTGGTTCCTCCACTCGTTCCTCCTCGTCCCCTACTTCAGCTGGAAGTACTCTCACCACCGCCACCACCGCTTCACCGGCCACATGGATCTCGACATGGCTTTCGTCCCCAAGACTGAGCCCAAGCCTTCCAAGTCGCTCATGATCGCTGGCATTGACGTCGctgagcttgttgaggatACCCCCGCTGCTCAGATGGTCAAGCTCATCTTCCACCAGCTTTTCGGATGGCAGGCgtatctcttcttcaacgcTAGCTCcggcaagggcagcaagCAGTGGGAGCCCAAGACTGGCCTTTCCAAGTGGTTCCGAGTCAGTCACTTCGAGCCTACCAGCGCTGTTTTCCGCCCCAATGAggccatcttcatcctcatctccgATATCGGTCTTGCTCTTATGGGAACTGCTCTGTACTTTGCTTCCAAGCAAGTTGGTGTTTCGACCATTCTCTTCCTCTACCTTGTTCCCTACTTGTGGGTTCACCACTGGCTCG TTGCCATTACCtacctccaccaccaccacaccGAGCTCCCTCACTACACCGCTGAGGGCTGGACCTACGTCAAGGGAGCTCTCGCCACTGTCGACCGTGAGTTTGGCTTCATCGGAAAGCACCTCTTCCACGGTATCATTGAGAAGCACGTTGTTCACCATCTCTTCCCGTAA
- a CDS encoding omega-6 fatty acid desaturase (delta-12 desaturase): MATRQRTATTVVVEDLPKVCRSSSSPHRTLTRAQVTLEAKSEPQFPDIKTIKDAIPAHCFQPSLVTSFYYVFRDFAMVSALVWAALTYIPSIPDQTLRVAAWMVYGFVQGLFCTGVWILGHECGHGAFSLHGKINNVTGWFLHSFLLVPYFSWKYSHHRHHRFTGHMDLDMAFVPKTEPKPSKSLMIAGIDVAELVEDTPAAQMVKLIFHQLFGWQAYLFFNASSGKGSKQWEPKTGLSKWFRVSHFEPTSAVFRPNEAIFILISDIGLALMGTALYFASKQVGVSTILFLYLVPYLWVHHWLVAITYLHHHHTELPHYTAEGWTYVKGALATVDREFGFIGKHLFHGIIEKHVVHHLFPKIPFYKADEATEAIKPVIGDHYCHDDRSFLGQLWTIFGTLKYVEHDPARPGAMRWNKD; encoded by the exons ATGGCGACTCGACAGCGAACTGCCACCACTGTTGTGGTCGAGGACCTCCCCAAGGTATGTCGGTCAAGCAGCTCCCCTCATCGCACCCTAACTCGTGCCCAGGTCACTCTTGAGGCCAAGTCTGAACCTCAGTTCCCCgatatcaagaccatcaaggatgCCATTCCCGCGCACTGCTTCCAGCCCTCGCTCGTCACCTCATTCTACTACGTCTTCCGCGATTTTGCCATGGTCTCTGCCCTTGTCTGGGCAGCTCTCACCTACATCCCCAGCATTCCCGACCAGACCCTCCGCGTCGCAGCATGGATGGTCTATGGCTTCGTCCAGGGTCTCTTCTGCACCGGTGTCTGGATTCTCGGCCATGAGTGCGGCCACGGTGCTTTCTCCCTCCATGGAAAGATCAACAATGTGACCGGCTGGTTCCTCCACTCGTTCCTCCTCGTCCCCTACTTCAGCTGGAAGTACTCTCACCACCGCCACCACCGCTTCACCGGCCACATGGATCTCGACATGGCTTTCGTCCCCAAGACTGAGCCCAAGCCTTCCAAGTCGCTCATGATCGCTGGCATTGACGTCGctgagcttgttgaggatACCCCCGCTGCTCAGATGGTCAAGCTCATCTTCCACCAGCTTTTCGGATGGCAGGCgtatctcttcttcaacgcTAGCTCcggcaagggcagcaagCAGTGGGAGCCCAAGACTGGCCTTTCCAAGTGGTTCCGAGTCAGTCACTTCGAGCCTACCAGCGCTGTTTTCCGCCCCAATGAggccatcttcatcctcatctccgATATCGGTCTTGCTCTTATGGGAACTGCTCTGTACTTTGCTTCCAAGCAAGTTGGTGTTTCGACCATTCTCTTCCTCTACCTTGTTCCCTACTTGTGGGTTCACCACTGGCTCG TTGCCATTACCtacctccaccaccaccacaccGAGCTCCCTCACTACACCGCTGAGGGCTGGACCTACGTCAAGGGAGCTCTCGCCACTGTCGACCGTGAGTTTGGCTTCATCGGAAAGCACCTCTTCCACGGTATCATTGAGAAGCACGTTGTTCACCATCTCTTCCC TAAGATCCCCTTCTACAAGGCTGACGAGGCCACCGAGGCCATCAAGCCCGTCATCGGCGACCACTACTGCCACGACGACCGAAGCTTCTTGGGCCAGCTGTGGACCATCTTCGGCACCCTCAAGTACGTCGAGCACGACCCTGCCAGGCCTGGCGCTATGCGATGGAACAAGGACTAG
- a CDS encoding omega-6 fatty acid desaturase (delta-12 desaturase): MATRQRTATTVVVEDLPKVTLEAKSEPQFPDIKTIKDAIPAHCFQPSLVTSFYYVFRDFAMVSALVWAALTYIPSIPDQTLRVAAWMVYGFVQGLFCTGVWILGHECGHGAFSLHGKINNVTGWFLHSFLLVPYFSWKYSHHRHHRFTGHMDLDMAFVPKTEPKPSKSLMIAGIDVAELVEDTPAAQMVKLIFHQLFGWQAYLFFNASSGKGSKQWEPKTGLSKWFRVSHFEPTSAVFRPNEAIFILISDIGLALMGTALYFASKQVGVSTILFLYLVPYLWVHHWLVAITYLHHHHTELPHYTAEGWTYVKGALATVDREFGFIGKHLFHGIIEKHVVHHLFPKIPFYKADEATEAIKPVIGDHYCHDDRSFLGQLWTIFGTLKYVEHDPARPGAMRWNKD, from the exons ATGGCGACTCGACAGCGAACTGCCACCACTGTTGTGGTCGAGGACCTCCCCAAG GTCACTCTTGAGGCCAAGTCTGAACCTCAGTTCCCCgatatcaagaccatcaaggatgCCATTCCCGCGCACTGCTTCCAGCCCTCGCTCGTCACCTCATTCTACTACGTCTTCCGCGATTTTGCCATGGTCTCTGCCCTTGTCTGGGCAGCTCTCACCTACATCCCCAGCATTCCCGACCAGACCCTCCGCGTCGCAGCATGGATGGTCTATGGCTTCGTCCAGGGTCTCTTCTGCACCGGTGTCTGGATTCTCGGCCATGAGTGCGGCCACGGTGCTTTCTCCCTCCATGGAAAGATCAACAATGTGACCGGCTGGTTCCTCCACTCGTTCCTCCTCGTCCCCTACTTCAGCTGGAAGTACTCTCACCACCGCCACCACCGCTTCACCGGCCACATGGATCTCGACATGGCTTTCGTCCCCAAGACTGAGCCCAAGCCTTCCAAGTCGCTCATGATCGCTGGCATTGACGTCGctgagcttgttgaggatACCCCCGCTGCTCAGATGGTCAAGCTCATCTTCCACCAGCTTTTCGGATGGCAGGCgtatctcttcttcaacgcTAGCTCcggcaagggcagcaagCAGTGGGAGCCCAAGACTGGCCTTTCCAAGTGGTTCCGAGTCAGTCACTTCGAGCCTACCAGCGCTGTTTTCCGCCCCAATGAggccatcttcatcctcatctccgATATCGGTCTTGCTCTTATGGGAACTGCTCTGTACTTTGCTTCCAAGCAAGTTGGTGTTTCGACCATTCTCTTCCTCTACCTTGTTCCCTACTTGTGGGTTCACCACTGGCTCG TTGCCATTACCtacctccaccaccaccacaccGAGCTCCCTCACTACACCGCTGAGGGCTGGACCTACGTCAAGGGAGCTCTCGCCACTGTCGACCGTGAGTTTGGCTTCATCGGAAAGCACCTCTTCCACGGTATCATTGAGAAGCACGTTGTTCACCATCTCTTCCC TAAGATCCCCTTCTACAAGGCTGACGAGGCCACCGAGGCCATCAAGCCCGTCATCGGCGACCACTACTGCCACGACGACCGAAGCTTCTTGGGCCAGCTGTGGACCATCTTCGGCACCCTCAAGTACGTCGAGCACGACCCTGCCAGGCCTGGCGCTATGCGATGGAACAAGGACTAG
- a CDS encoding omega-6 fatty acid desaturase (delta-12 desaturase): MATRQRTATTVVVEDLPKVTLEAKSEPQFPDIKTIKDAIPAHCFQPSLVTSFYYVFRDFAMVSALVWAALTYIPSIPDQTLRVAAWMVYGFVQGLFCTGVWILGHECGHGAFSLHGKINNVTGWFLHSFLLVPYFSWKYSHHRHHRFTGHMDLDMAFVPKTEPKPSKSLMIAGIDVAELVEDTPAAQMVKLIFHQLFGWQAYLFFNASSGKGSKQWEPKTGLSKWFRVSHFEPTSAVFRPNEAIFILISDIGLALMGTALYFASKQVGVSTILFLYLVPYLWVHHWLVAITYLHHHHTELPHYTAEGWTYVKGALATVDREFGFIGKHLFHGIIEKHVVHHLFP, translated from the exons ATGGCGACTCGACAGCGAACTGCCACCACTGTTGTGGTCGAGGACCTCCCCAAG GTCACTCTTGAGGCCAAGTCTGAACCTCAGTTCCCCgatatcaagaccatcaaggatgCCATTCCCGCGCACTGCTTCCAGCCCTCGCTCGTCACCTCATTCTACTACGTCTTCCGCGATTTTGCCATGGTCTCTGCCCTTGTCTGGGCAGCTCTCACCTACATCCCCAGCATTCCCGACCAGACCCTCCGCGTCGCAGCATGGATGGTCTATGGCTTCGTCCAGGGTCTCTTCTGCACCGGTGTCTGGATTCTCGGCCATGAGTGCGGCCACGGTGCTTTCTCCCTCCATGGAAAGATCAACAATGTGACCGGCTGGTTCCTCCACTCGTTCCTCCTCGTCCCCTACTTCAGCTGGAAGTACTCTCACCACCGCCACCACCGCTTCACCGGCCACATGGATCTCGACATGGCTTTCGTCCCCAAGACTGAGCCCAAGCCTTCCAAGTCGCTCATGATCGCTGGCATTGACGTCGctgagcttgttgaggatACCCCCGCTGCTCAGATGGTCAAGCTCATCTTCCACCAGCTTTTCGGATGGCAGGCgtatctcttcttcaacgcTAGCTCcggcaagggcagcaagCAGTGGGAGCCCAAGACTGGCCTTTCCAAGTGGTTCCGAGTCAGTCACTTCGAGCCTACCAGCGCTGTTTTCCGCCCCAATGAggccatcttcatcctcatctccgATATCGGTCTTGCTCTTATGGGAACTGCTCTGTACTTTGCTTCCAAGCAAGTTGGTGTTTCGACCATTCTCTTCCTCTACCTTGTTCCCTACTTGTGGGTTCACCACTGGCTCG TTGCCATTACCtacctccaccaccaccacaccGAGCTCCCTCACTACACCGCTGAGGGCTGGACCTACGTCAAGGGAGCTCTCGCCACTGTCGACCGTGAGTTTGGCTTCATCGGAAAGCACCTCTTCCACGGTATCATTGAGAAGCACGTTGTTCACCATCTCTTCCCGTAA
- a CDS encoding omega-6 fatty acid desaturase (delta-12 desaturase), which yields MATRQRTATTVVVEDLPKVTLEAKSEPQFPDIKTIKDAIPAHCFQPSLVTSFYYVFRDFAMVSALVWAALTYIPSIPDQTLRVAAWMVYGFVQGLFCTGVWILGHECGHGAFSLHGKINNVTGWFLHSFLLVPYFSWKYSHHRHHRFTGHMDLDMAFVPKTEPKPSKSLMIAGIDVAELVEDTPAAQMVKLIFHQLFGWQAYLFFNASSGKGSKQWEPKTGLSKWFRVSHFEPTSAVFRPNEAIFILISDIGLALMGTALYFASKQVGVSTILFLYLVPYLWVHHWLGKFKINRIDRLVAN from the exons ATGGCGACTCGACAGCGAACTGCCACCACTGTTGTGGTCGAGGACCTCCCCAAG GTCACTCTTGAGGCCAAGTCTGAACCTCAGTTCCCCgatatcaagaccatcaaggatgCCATTCCCGCGCACTGCTTCCAGCCCTCGCTCGTCACCTCATTCTACTACGTCTTCCGCGATTTTGCCATGGTCTCTGCCCTTGTCTGGGCAGCTCTCACCTACATCCCCAGCATTCCCGACCAGACCCTCCGCGTCGCAGCATGGATGGTCTATGGCTTCGTCCAGGGTCTCTTCTGCACCGGTGTCTGGATTCTCGGCCATGAGTGCGGCCACGGTGCTTTCTCCCTCCATGGAAAGATCAACAATGTGACCGGCTGGTTCCTCCACTCGTTCCTCCTCGTCCCCTACTTCAGCTGGAAGTACTCTCACCACCGCCACCACCGCTTCACCGGCCACATGGATCTCGACATGGCTTTCGTCCCCAAGACTGAGCCCAAGCCTTCCAAGTCGCTCATGATCGCTGGCATTGACGTCGctgagcttgttgaggatACCCCCGCTGCTCAGATGGTCAAGCTCATCTTCCACCAGCTTTTCGGATGGCAGGCgtatctcttcttcaacgcTAGCTCcggcaagggcagcaagCAGTGGGAGCCCAAGACTGGCCTTTCCAAGTGGTTCCGAGTCAGTCACTTCGAGCCTACCAGCGCTGTTTTCCGCCCCAATGAggccatcttcatcctcatctccgATATCGGTCTTGCTCTTATGGGAACTGCTCTGTACTTTGCTTCCAAGCAAGTTGGTGTTTCGACCATTCTCTTCCTCTACCTTGTTCCCTACTTGTGGGTTCACCACTGGCTCGGTAAGTTCAAGATCAATCGGATTGATCGACTCGTTGCTAATTGA
- a CDS encoding omega-6 fatty acid desaturase (delta-12 desaturase): protein MATRQRTATTVVVEDLPKVCRSSSSPHRTLTRAQVTLEAKSEPQFPDIKTIKDAIPAHCFQPSLVTSFYYVFRDFAMVSALVWAALTYIPSIPDQTLRVAAWMVYGFVQGLFCTGVWILGHECGHGAFSLHGKINNVTGWFLHSFLLVPYFSWKYSHHRHHRFTGHMDLDMAFVPKTEPKPSKSLMIAGIDVAELVEDTPAAQMVKLIFHQLFGWQAYLFFNASSGKGSKQWEPKTGLSKWFRVSHFEPTSAVFRPNEAIFILISDIGLALMGTALYFASKQVGVSTILFLYLVPYLWVHHWLGKFKINRIDRLVAN from the coding sequence ATGGCGACTCGACAGCGAACTGCCACCACTGTTGTGGTCGAGGACCTCCCCAAGGTATGTCGGTCAAGCAGCTCCCCTCATCGCACCCTAACTCGTGCCCAGGTCACTCTTGAGGCCAAGTCTGAACCTCAGTTCCCCgatatcaagaccatcaaggatgCCATTCCCGCGCACTGCTTCCAGCCCTCGCTCGTCACCTCATTCTACTACGTCTTCCGCGATTTTGCCATGGTCTCTGCCCTTGTCTGGGCAGCTCTCACCTACATCCCCAGCATTCCCGACCAGACCCTCCGCGTCGCAGCATGGATGGTCTATGGCTTCGTCCAGGGTCTCTTCTGCACCGGTGTCTGGATTCTCGGCCATGAGTGCGGCCACGGTGCTTTCTCCCTCCATGGAAAGATCAACAATGTGACCGGCTGGTTCCTCCACTCGTTCCTCCTCGTCCCCTACTTCAGCTGGAAGTACTCTCACCACCGCCACCACCGCTTCACCGGCCACATGGATCTCGACATGGCTTTCGTCCCCAAGACTGAGCCCAAGCCTTCCAAGTCGCTCATGATCGCTGGCATTGACGTCGctgagcttgttgaggatACCCCCGCTGCTCAGATGGTCAAGCTCATCTTCCACCAGCTTTTCGGATGGCAGGCgtatctcttcttcaacgcTAGCTCcggcaagggcagcaagCAGTGGGAGCCCAAGACTGGCCTTTCCAAGTGGTTCCGAGTCAGTCACTTCGAGCCTACCAGCGCTGTTTTCCGCCCCAATGAggccatcttcatcctcatctccgATATCGGTCTTGCTCTTATGGGAACTGCTCTGTACTTTGCTTCCAAGCAAGTTGGTGTTTCGACCATTCTCTTCCTCTACCTTGTTCCCTACTTGTGGGTTCACCACTGGCTCGGTAAGTTCAAGATCAATCGGATTGATCGACTCGTTGCTAATTGA